A stretch of Aythya fuligula isolate bAytFul2 chromosome 1, bAytFul2.pri, whole genome shotgun sequence DNA encodes these proteins:
- the MRPS33 gene encoding 28S ribosomal protein S33, mitochondrial, producing MSSVSNYALRMARLSAQIFGEVVKPTDTKSMKVVKLFSEQPLAKKKEVYSWYPPHNTYYALMKKLRYFGLYRDEHQDFKEEMRRLKKLRGKEKPKKGEGKRALKKK from the exons ATGTCCAGCGTTTCCAATTACGCCCTTCGAATGGCCCGTCTGAGTGCTCAGATCTTTGGAGAAGTTGTCAAGCCAACTGACACAAAATCTATGAAAGTAGTGAAGTTATTCAGTGAGCAGCCTTTAGCCAAAAAGAAGGAGGTCTACAGCTGGTATCCTCCTCACAACACCTACTATGCCCTCATGAAGAAACTCCGCTACTTTGGTCTCTACAG GGATGAGCATCAAGACTTTAAAGAGGAGATGAGGCGGTTGAAAAAGCTCCGTGGGAAGGAAAAACcaaagaagggagaaggaaagagagctCTCAAGAAGAAATAG